The DNA window ATGGTACTGTCAATCGGTATAGTGGTTGATGATGCGATTGTTGTACTTGAAAACGTTGAACGTATCATGCATGAACAACACCTTTCTCCGCGCGATGCCGCGATTAAAGCAATGCAAGAAGTGAGTGGCCCAGTTGTCGCCATTGTATTGGTACTGTGTTCTGTATTCGTTCCTATCGCGTTCTTAGGCGGCTTGACCGGTGAATTGTTCAGACAGTTCGCTATCACTATCTCAATTGCCGTTAGCTTGTCTGGAGTCGTTGCACTGACAATGACACCGGCGTTATGTGTTGCCATTTTGCGTCATGAAGATAAGCAAACTGCACGTTTCTTCATTTGGTTCAACGAATGGTTTAAGCGCATCACTGGTCGCTATGTTAGTTCTGTAAGCTTCATGGTCCGTCGTGGTTTCTTAGGTTTAACATTAATGTTAGCGATGATTGCTGCGACGGGATTCCTTTGGAAAAATACTCCGAACTCTCTTGTGCCTGACGAAGACCAAGGCTATTACATCAGCGCGGTATTTTTACCTGACGGTTCTTCACTCGAGCGTACAAACGAAGTGGTTGCAAAGGTTATCGATGCAATTCAATCAAATCCAGCAAACGAAAACGTAGTTGCATTTACTGGTTTCGATTTCATTGGTAACGGCTACAAAAGCAGCGCGGCTACCATTTTCGTTACACAAAGCCACTGGGATGATCGTCAAATCGACGTGAAGTCGCTCGTTGGTGAGCTTTATATGAAAACCGCAGGTATTAACGAAGCGCTCGTTTTAGCGTTTAACCCGCCAGCAATATTCGGACTAGGCAACACGGGTGGTTTTGAAATATACGTGCAAAACAAAGGCGATGGAGGCCCAGAGAAACTTAAAATGGGTATGCATTTAATGATGGCTGAAGCACAAAAGAGTCCCATCATTTCAAGCCTACAAACACTTTGGAGACCAGATGCCCCTCAGCTAAAAGTTGAGATGGATCGTGAACAAGCTCACGCAATGGGTGTGAATATTAATTCGGCATTCAACGCGTTAGCGGCGAACTTAGGTAACTATTACGTCAATGATTTCAACAAATTTGGTCGCGCATGGCAGGTTATCATGTCTGCCGAAGCTGAATTCCGTATGAAACCAGAAGACGTCGGCCGTATATACGTTAAAAGCGACAAAGGCGAGATGGTCCCGATTTCAGCGTTTACGAAAATTGAATACAGCCGAGGACCTGAGAGTCTAAATCGTTTCAATAACTTATCAGCAGTCAAACTCATCGGTGAAGCTGCACCTGGTTATTCTTCAGGTCAAGCAATTGCTGAAATGGAACGCATAGCAAAAACGGTGTTGCCACCAGATATGACTTATGACTGGACTGGTTCTGCATTCCAAGAAAAGCGAAGCTCTGGTACGACTGGTTTAGCGTTAGGTCTTGCAGTTATCATGGTTTTCCTAATTCTAGCAGCACTCTATGAGCGTTGGTCTTTACCAATTTCAGTGTTACTTGCATTGCCTTTTGGTACGTTTGGTGCACTGGTCTCGGTGTGGGTTTCAGGTTTAACAAACGACGTTTACTTTCAAATTGGTTTGGTCACCCTGTTAGGGCTTGCAAGTAAAAACGCGATTCTGATCGTTGAGTACGCACTAATGAAGTACCAAGAAGGTTGGACAGCAAGTGCAGCAGCACTTGAAGCGGCTCGTTTACGTTTTAGACCAATTATTATGACCTCCCTAGCCTTTATACTTGGCGTAGTTCCGTTAGTGTTTAGTTCTGGCGCTGGTGCAGGTGCTCGACATTCAGTGGGTACTGGTGTTATGGGCGGTATGATGGCTGCTACATTCCTTGCTGTCTTCTTCGTTCCCCTCTTCTTCTATTGGTTAACCACTCGACGTGTTACTGAAAAACGTTCACGTGATGAGCTAGCTAATGAAATCGCTGAACATCATAAGAAAGAGCATGTCGATACAGACGAAGGCTTAGTCTAAAGAAACAAAGCGCGGTAGTAATGCTATCGCGCTTTTTTCTTTTGTCTTAAATCACCCGCTTTTCTAGCGCCAAACATCTTCATTTCAAAAGCCCTTTTTTTCAGCTAAACTTAAGCTATGATTGAAAAATTTCAACCGAGCTTTTGAATGAGTGACAAACAAACGCAGTTCGAATCTTTTTTCCAAATTGAAGAAAGTAATCGAGTTAATCTCTATCCGGTTGCAAAACACGAAGTACCGCTAACGCAAGATGAATTAGAGGCAAGTATTCCCGCTCTATTTAGACTAGCAAACGAAGTTAATGAACTAAACATTAGCGTCCTTAGACCATTAAGAAGTTTAGGGGATGTAGCCGAACAGTTAGCGGTGTACTTACAAGCCCAGTCTCGTAAAATTGACCTCATCATGAGTCATATCCTGTCGACCGAACAATCTGACGACGATACGGTAAACTGTGATAGTTATGGCGGTGGCGGCATTAAGATAACGCTCGACCAAGACTTTGAACTTGGCCAACATTTTAGAACAAAAATATTTCTATATAGTGAGGCCGCAGCCATATTTTGTTTTACTGAGGTCATTGCCAAGGCACAGACAGATAAGGGCACTCAATATACTCTATTATTCAGTAAAATAAGGGATACTGACCAAGAACTCATCGTCCGAGCGAGTTTACACGCTCAAACGCGTCAGTTAAAAAAACGCCAGTCTGACAAGAATGAGACACAAAATAGCTGACACTCTGTCCTACAATGATAAACTATGGTCTTGTTTGATTGTTTTATAAGATCATGACTTTTAGATTATTACCTGAATGGGCGGAACAAGACGCCGTCATGCTGACATGGCCACACGCCGATACAGATTGGTCACATATTCTAGATGATGTTGAACCAGTTTATGTCACGCTTTGCCAGCAAATTAGCCAAGTGCAAAAAGTACTTATCGTCGCGCACGACGAATCACTCAAAGCGCACATTACACACCTTCTCGCTGAACATGGAGTAGACCTAACACAAATCGTGTTTGTGGATGCGCCCTGTGATGACACCTGGGCTCGAGATCACGGCCCATTGACTACAGCCAATGACCAAGGTGAAGTCTATATCAAAGATTTCGTTTTTAATGGCTGGGGCGATAAATTCGATGCATCACAAGACAACGCAATCAATAAACATGTTGTTGATCAAGCAGCTAGTAAAAACGCGAAGTACAAATCTCTTAATTTTGTGCTTGAAGGCGGTGGAGTTGAAATAAACGAAAATGGCGTGCTTTTAGCAACGTCAGAATGTTTATTAAACCCAAATCGTAACCCGTCTTTGTCAAAACACGAGATCGAGCAAACGTTACAAGAGGAACTTGGCGCAACGTCATTCTTGTGGGTTGACCACGGATATCTTGCTGGTGACGATACCGATAGCCACATTGACACGCTCGTGCGATTCGCACCAAACGATACATTAGTGTACGTTGAATGTGACGACGAAGAAGATGAGCACTACGACGCACTATCAAAAATGGCGTTACAGTTAGAAACATTTAGAACGCCATCTGGTGAGCCTTATCAATTAATTCCACTCCCTTGGCCGAAAGCTTGTTTTGACTCTGAAGGCTACCGATTGCCTGCAACCTACGCTAACTATTTAATTATCAATAAAACTGTACTTGTTCCTGTGTATGGCGATGAGTTTGATGGTTTTGCTTTAGGTCAAATACAACAAGCGTATCCAGATAGAACCGTTATTGGTATCAATTGTTTACCTATTATCCATCAGTTTGGTAGCTTACATTGCATTACGATGCAGTTGCCAAAAGGCTTTTTAAAGTAGGTCTTTCTATGAGTAACTCAATTTTAAAAGTTGGCCTTGTCCAGCACAGTAACACAGGCGACATTGCTGCCAATTTTCAAAAGACGATTGGTGGTATTCGCAACGCTGCAAGCCAAGGAGCAAAACTAATTTGTCTTCAAGAACTGCATCGTAGTTTGTATTTTTGCCAAGTAGAAGATACTGAACTATTTGATTTAGCAGAAACAATTCCAGGTCCTAGTACTACTGTTCTTGGCGCACTCGCAAAAGAGCTTGATATCGTTATCGTTTCTTCGCTTTTCGAAAAACGCGCTACAGGACTCTACCACAACACGGCTGTCGTGTTTGAAACGGACGGCACAATTGCAGGTAAATACCGTAAAATGCACATCCCAGATGATCCTGGCTTTTACGAAAAATTTTATTTTACCCCTGGAGATCTTGGCTTTACACCTATTCAGACTTCAGTAGGTAAACTTGGTGTGTTAGTTTGTTGGGATCAATGGTTCCCAGAAGGTGCCCGCTTAATGGCTATGGCAGGTGCTGAACTACTCATCTACCCGACTGCGATTGGCTGGAACCCTTCTGACGATCGTGACGAACAAATTCGTCAACGTGATGCTTGGATCATTGCGCAACGAGCTCACTCCGTATCAAATGGTGTGCCTGTTATCAGTGTAAACCGTGTAGGTCATGAAGCGGATCCAAGTGGTACGAGCGAAGGTATTCAATTCTGGGGCAACTCATTTGTAACAGGACCACAAGGCGAATTTTTAGCTCATGGTTCAGAAACAGAAGAAGAAATTTTAGTCGTGGAGATTGATAAAACCCGAAGTGAATCTGTTCGCCGTTGGTGGCCTTACCTGCGTGACCGCAGAATCGACCACTACCAAGATCTATTGAAAATCTATCGCGATTAATATCTAAAGAAAAACGTAAAACAGGAGTTGTAGATGTCAAAGGCACAATGGCAAGCCTTACCTTGGGTAAAATCAAAGCAGGATAAAATCCACTGGGGGCAACTAATCGGCAGTGGACTCAGTTTAACACTTGCCAATGCCATTGAAAAACGTGACGAACTCGTCGTTATCGTCACCCAAGACACGCCTTCGGCTTTAAAACTTGAAACTGAGCTTAACTACCTCCTGTCAATTCCAGTTAGGGTTTTCCCTGACTGGGAAACGTTACCTTATGACCATTTCTCGCCGCATCAAGACATCATTTCTCAGCGTTTAGCGACACTCAATGCGTTGAAGTCAACTAAACACAGTGTACTTATCGTACCCGCTGCCACACTTATGTTACGTACAGCGCCAAAAGCGTTTATACATGGCACAGCGTTGCAATTCAAAGCGGGCCAAAGTGTCGACATAGAACAATTGAGACAAGCGCTAACGGAATCTGGATACAGGCACGTACAACAAGTCATGGAGCACGGTGAATACGCTGTTCGCGGTTCAATAATCGACTTGTATCCCATGGGAAGCGAAACACCGTTCAGACTAGACTTTTTTGATGACGAGCTCGATAGCATACGAGTGTTCGACCCAGAGACACAACGCTCGCTTGATAAAATAGATTTCATCGATTTGTTACCGGCACATGAATTCCCTACCGCACAGCAAGATATTGAGCGTTTTCGCATTCAATATCGTGCTAAATTCGGTGCTAGTAGCGAAAGTGATTCAATTTACATGCAGGTCAGTAAGGGGAGTCTGCCCGCCGGTATTGAATACTATTTTCCATTATTCTTTGAATCAACAGCGACTATTTTTGACTACCTTCCTGATGATGCCACATTCATGCATCTTGGAGATGTTGAGCAAGCTGCAAATTCGTTTTGGGCCGATGTAAATAAACGCTATGAAAATCGAAGAGTAGATCCTCTCAGACCTTTGCTCGCTCCAAATGAGCTCTATCTACCAGTAGATAGCTTGTTCGAACAATTTGGGCACTACCCTAGGATCCGTCTGTCACTTGCGCCTGTTGGTACTCGTGCTGGTCATACAAATCTTGATTGTGCGCTCCTTCCCGAGCTGAAAATTGATCACAAATTAACTGAACCATACAAAGCACTACTCAACTTTATTACACTACAGAAAAAGCAAGGCGGTCGTGTTCTATTTTCTGTAGAATCAGACGGTCGAAGAGAATCACTTTTAACGTTGTTAAAACCAACGGGACTGAAGCTCAAGTCGTTCGCCCACCTACAAAAGTTTGTGTCAGCCAAAGATGACGTTGGTATCGTAGTAAGTCCACTTGAACAAAGTGTTCTCCTCTGTGGCGAGTTGCCACTGACCGTTATTACCGAACAAGAATTACTCGGTGTTAAAATATCTCAACGTCGTCGTCGCAAGCACAAGTTCGATCAAGGTCAAGATGCGCTTATTCGAAACTTAGCGGAACTTAAAGAAGGTCAACCTATCGTTCACCTTGATCACGGTGTTGGTCGCTATGTCGGGTTACAAACAATTGAAGCAAATGGTATCGCTACTGAGTTTGTAACAATAACGTACGCTAATGAAGCTAAATTGTATGTTCCTGTTGGGTCATTACACTTGCTGAGCCGTTATTCAGGTGGCGAAGAAGCGCATGCGCCTCTTCATAAACTGGGTTCAGATGTTTGGGAGCGCGCGAAACGAAAAGCGGCGGAAAAAGTCCGTGACGTTGCAGCTGAACTTCTGGATATCTACGCCAAACGTCAAAGCAAGCCTGGTTACGCTTTCAAGTTAGAGCAATCCGCTTATCGCGACTTTGGTGATAGCTTCCCATTTGAAGAAACCGACGATCAACGAAATGCGATTGAAGCGGTATTGATGGATATGCAAAGCCCGCAGGCAATGGACCGATTAGTGTGCGGCGACGTTGGTTTTGGAAAAACAGAAGTTGCGATGCGTGCGGCGTTTGTTTCAGTGAACGATGGTAAACAAGTCGCCGTGCTCGTTCCCACGACGTTACTTGCTCAACAACATTATGAAAACTTCAAAGATCGCTTTGCAGATCTTCCTGTTGAAGTTGGCGTATTGTCGCGTTTTAACTCAACAAAAGAACAAAAAGAAACACTGACTAAACTCGAAGAAGGCAAACTTGATATCGTCATTGGGACACATAAACTCCTTCAAGAAGACATCAAATTCGCAGACCTTGGTTTACTTATTGTTGATGAAGAACATCGATTTGGCGTAAGGCAGAAAGAAAAAATTAAGCAGCTCCGTGCCGATGTAGACATCTTGACTCTTACCGCCACTCCTATTCCTCGAACGTTGAACATGGCTATGAGCGGTATGCGAGACTTGTCGATTATCGCCACGCCACCAGCCAAACGCTTAGCCGTAAAGACCTTCGTTCGTGAACGAGAGGACGAGTTAATCCGAGAAGCGGTATTGCGTGAAATTAAACGTGGCGGTCAGGTTTATTTCCTTCACAATAACGTTGAAACAATTGAAAAAGTCGCTGAAGACATCACACAACTTGTACCTGAGGCTACTGTCGCCATAGCCCACGGTCAAATGCGTGAGAAAGAACTCGAGTCCTTAATGGGCGATTTCTACCATCAAAAATACAATGTCTTAGTATGTACGACAATCATCGAAACTGGGATTGATGTCCCAACAGCAAACACCATTATAATGGACCGAGCGGATAAACTTGGTCTTGCTCAAATGCATCAGCTGCGTGGGCGCGTCGGCCGTTCACACCACCAAGCGTACGCCTATTTGCTCACGAAGCCTACGAATGCTCTCACACCTGATGCGGTTAAGCGTCTACAAGCAATCGAGTCTCTTGAAGATTTGGGCGCTGGCTTTGCCTTAGCAACCCACGACTTAGAAATCCGTGGTGCTGGTGAATTGTTAGGAGATGACCAAAGTGGTCAAATTCAAACAATCGGTTTTACCCTCTATATGGAAATGCTAGAACAAGCCGTAAATGCACTTAAAGACGGTAAAGAACCTACACTAGAAAACCTGCTTCAGCAGCAAACCGAAGTCGATTTAAAAGTTCCAGCTCTTTTGCCAGACAGCTATATTCCGGATGTGAATACGCGTTTGAGCTTTTATAAACGTATCGCAAGTACGTCAAACATTGAACAGCTTGATGAATTACAAGTGGAACTTATCGATCGCTTTGGGTTGTTACCTGATGCAGCAAAACATTTATTCTCTGTGCAAACAATAAAACAAAAAGCCCAACACATCGGCATTAGTCGTGTCGATGCGAATCCAAAAGGCGGTTACTTCGAGTTTACGTCACAAACAAAAGTTAACCCAATGTTCATTATCGGTTTGATACAAAGTGCACCATCTATTTATAAAATGGATGGCGCCAGTAAACTGAAGTTCGCCATTGAAGCAAATAACGGCAATGAAAGAATAAAAATGATAAATGCCATGATTGATGATTTTACTAAAAAGGCAGCCGCATAATGTTAAGCCGATTGTTTATAGCCGCGGTTATTTCTACGATTGCTTTACCTGCACATGCGACTCGTTGGTTCGAGGTCGAATTCATTGCGTTTGAACAAAAAGCAAATCCCGAACTACGTGAAGACTTCTCAATTAAATACCCTGAAATTACTGGAAAAAATCAGCTTGATTTATTAACTGATGGCTTCAACCTAGCAGGTAAGGACCAATGCTTGCAGGGTTCAATTCAGAGGCAAAAAAACGTATTTGAGCCACAAAGCCAGGTTTCTCCTGTATGCCCAGATAGTTATGATTACACCCAGTATTTTGACGTAATGCCTTTATCACCAAAAGCGGAAATTCAAGAACACACTGATAATCTTTATTTGTTGGATGAGTCTCAATTGCAACTTGATGAAGTCATGCAAAAGCTTAAACGCAAAGGGTTAAAGCCAATTTTGCACACTGGTTGGCGATTCCCAGAATCGAGTCAAACACGTGCGCCTAATATTATTGTCTATGGTGGTAAGCGCTTCGTTGGTAACGCGAGTTTAGAATCCATAAAAAACTATATAAATAGTGAAGGTTACGTTGGCTTGCTAAACCATGAATTCGACTCAATAACACATAAAGATCCCGACCTTTGGCAACTTCAGGGACTAATGAAAATTCACGTCAGGCACTATTTATTTATTACCTCTGAATTTGACTATCGATTTATGAACGACGATGCTGAGTTACAAACAGCGCGTTTCTCGCAGTATACGCGCGTATACAGCGGTGACATACATTATCTTGATCATCCTAAAATGGGTATGATCATTCAAATAAGAAAGTATAAACATTAACGGCCACATCGGCTTGGAGGGGAAAATGAAAAAATACTTAGTGATCGCATTAGCGCTTGGCCTTGCCGCTTGCTCTAAGGTTAATCTTGAAAACTACAACAAAATTAAAGTGGGCATGGACAAAACTGAAGTTGAGCAAGTTCTAGGCTCGGCAGACAAATGTGAAGAGAAAACCCTCCATACTAATTGTGTTTGGGGTAACGAAAGCCAAAATATCACTATTAACTTTGTTTCAGACAAAGTCACAATTTACACAAAGACCGGTTTAGAAAAGTAAACAGCACTCTGTGTCTAAAAAGGCGAACTACACGTTCGCCTTTTATTATAATGGGGATGAGAAGACATTCACGACGATTTACGCAATGTGTTTGACTCTCACACCGTTAAACGTTACTTAGTACCCAATACCACAGTGGTAGTGTAACAAAGCTTAACACAAGACCAAGTGCAACAAGTGCCGACGTCATTCTAGGTGCTAAATTAGCCCCTATCGCAATAGCACCTGCCGATATCATCACAGGCATCGCAGCCTCAAATACCACGACTTGCATGAGTACTTTTGGTACATCGAACTGAAGTACTATTCCAAAAGCAATTAAAGGCATTATCAAGAGCTTTATTGGTAATGCGAAAAGCAACGGCTTAACTTCATGTGATTCAAGTCGCAATTGAAATTGAAAACCAACCGCAACCATAATCACAGGAACTAACGTCGCAGATAAACTCTCAAGTATCGATGTTGCAATTGTCGGATAGCTATTGCCTTTGACTAGTAAGGCTACTATCAGTGCGATGAAAGAAGGAAAGGTAACAACTTTTATTACCATAGACTTAAAGGTAGGTTTGGTCGCTGCGGGATTAAAGACAGCCGCTAAAATAGTGGCGTACGTTGCTAATGCAACAAACGACCCTGCTTGGTCATAGATAATAGCCAACGGAAGAGCATGACTACCAAAAAAGGCCTCCACCATTGGAAATCCTAGGAACGACGTATTGCCTAAAGGCAACACGACAAGTAACGCAGCGATGGTATTTTTTGACCAGTTAAACACTTTGCCTGCTAAAAGTACCAAGCCAACTACTATGAGCAAAAGAACCCAAGGTATTAACGCGGGTAAGAGCAAATCCATTGAAAAGACAAGTTGTGGGATTTTTAAAAGAACAACCGCAGGTAACGCGACAAAAAGCACATACTGATTTAAAACAATTCCGGTTTCATTGGGAAACTGAGGCATACGTCTTAGGCAAGCGCCAATGACTAAATACACAAGAATGGCGGCAAAGTTTTCCATAAAAGCTCTTTAACAACAAATTAGTTGTTCTATTTTAGAGATTTATGTCAAAAAAACCATGCCACTTTAGCTTAACGAGACAATTAGCGTAGCTAACGTATAAAGACCGAGTCCTGCGCATAAAAAGATAGATAAATAGGAGAATTTCGTTTCATACCGCTTCGAGCAAAGAAGTAAGGTTCCCATACTAAAGATGATAAAATCGGCCATTTTTTTAATTTGTGACGAGATTAACCAGCCACTTTCGGCCTCATTCAAGGTCAGAAAGTAAAACCAACAGGCACTAAGTACTTGCACCAAAACCCAACAGACCACCGTACCTATAAGTATACGGTGGTGGTCTTTTTTAATCACATTAACGAGCGGCATTTACAGCACTGACACCCCGCCAGTCTTCCAACTCTTGTTCTGGCTTTTCTTTGCGAAAACGTGCGTATAATGCAATGCCGACTTCGTCTTCTAATATATCGACCGTTAAACCTTTTTCCTGTAATAAGCCTTCATTTCCGCTTGCATTAGTAACATCGCCGACAACAACACGGCTCACGCTTCGCATATACAATAAACTTGCACAAACATCACACGGGCTTAGCGTAGTAAACAGCGTGGTTTGACTAAAATCCACACGCCCAGCATCACGCATTGCAGAAGTCTCTCCGTGGTTATAAGGATGTGATTCTTGTACTAAGGTATTGTGTCCTTTACCTAAAATTTGACGCGTTACGTTGTCGATTACCACTGCACCAATTGGACATCCCCCCTCTAAAAAGCTTTTTTCCGCAAGCAATACTGCGATACGCATAAAATCAGAATCTGTAAATTGTAACCACGCGTCGCTCGCAACCAGTACAGATAAATAGTCGGTTGGCATATAAGCAATTGCACGTAATTGTTCATCTTCGAGTTGAGATATTTTAGATATTAAGGCCATAAAAACTCCTGTTGATGTTTTCCTGTATTGTTTACCCCAATTGTGCAAATCTTATGGACGTGGTTTATTTAACCTTCAAGCGCGAACGTTACCGCTTTGCTTGCGTGAATCGTTGTCGTATCAAGTAATGGGATTGTGGTGTCATGGGCATTTACTAACAGCGCAATTTCTGTACATCCTAAAATAATCGCCTCCACTCCCTTGTTTTTTAAATCCTCAATCACGTCTAAATAAAAATCCTTTGAGTGTGGGTTTATTTCCCCCAAACACAGCTCATCATAAATAACAGTGTGTATACCTTCTTGCGCTCCTTCATCAGGTACTATCACTTCTATACCATAATGTTCAGAAATTCTGTTTTTATAAAAGCCTTCCTGCATCGTAAATTTCGTACCGAGTAACCCTACTTTTTTAACGCCCATATCGACAAGTACTTCCGCAGTGGCGTCTGCAATATGAAACAGCGGAATGGATATCGAGGATTGGATCTGAGGCGCAACAATATGCATTGTGTTTGTACAAATAAATAACCCTTCTGCACCTGCTGCCTGCAGTGATTTACTCGCATCACTTAACAATTCGGCTGCTTTGTCCCAATTCCCTTCCTTTTGCAGTTCCTCAATCTCCGCAAAATCGACGCTGTACAATACGATTTTAGCCGAATGCAACCCGCCGAGCGTTTGTTTAATCTGTCGATTAATAGACTGGTAATAACTGACGGTTGATTCCCAACTCATCCCGCCCAACAAA is part of the Pseudoalteromonas xiamenensis genome and encodes:
- a CDS encoding efflux RND transporter permease subunit → MFSRYFIDRPIFAFVISIVMVLAGLAAMRSLPIAQYPEIAPPVVQVTAMYPGASADVLEQTVAAPIENAITGVEGMMYMDSTSTSSGATTIAVTFEIGTDIDQAAVDVNNRVKQVEARLPEETRRQGVVVAKGSSSFLQVHAFYSPDGSRSSLWTSNYVTMNILDRIKRIPGTTSVQIFGAKDYAMRIWLRPDVMSQLGVTVEEVTSAVREQNSQYAAGTIGATPTSNNPQELVYSVTAKGRLSTPEEFSNIIIRANADGSTLRMKDIARVELGSKDYNFAGTYNGKEAVLLGIFLQPGANALDVANEVEATIADIKTAFPEGLSHAIPYDTTRFVEVSIREVLKTLGEAMLLVFLVVYLFLQNWRATLIPSLAVPVSLLGTFAGLYMMGYSINTLTLFGMVLSIGIVVDDAIVVLENVERIMHEQHLSPRDAAIKAMQEVSGPVVAIVLVLCSVFVPIAFLGGLTGELFRQFAITISIAVSLSGVVALTMTPALCVAILRHEDKQTARFFIWFNEWFKRITGRYVSSVSFMVRRGFLGLTLMLAMIAATGFLWKNTPNSLVPDEDQGYYISAVFLPDGSSLERTNEVVAKVIDAIQSNPANENVVAFTGFDFIGNGYKSSAATIFVTQSHWDDRQIDVKSLVGELYMKTAGINEALVLAFNPPAIFGLGNTGGFEIYVQNKGDGGPEKLKMGMHLMMAEAQKSPIISSLQTLWRPDAPQLKVEMDREQAHAMGVNINSAFNALAANLGNYYVNDFNKFGRAWQVIMSAEAEFRMKPEDVGRIYVKSDKGEMVPISAFTKIEYSRGPESLNRFNNLSAVKLIGEAAPGYSSGQAIAEMERIAKTVLPPDMTYDWTGSAFQEKRSSGTTGLALGLAVIMVFLILAALYERWSLPISVLLALPFGTFGALVSVWVSGLTNDVYFQIGLVTLLGLASKNAILIVEYALMKYQEGWTASAAALEAARLRFRPIIMTSLAFILGVVPLVFSSGAGAGARHSVGTGVMGGMMAATFLAVFFVPLFFYWLTTRRVTEKRSRDELANEIAEHHKKEHVDTDEGLV
- a CDS encoding PilZ domain-containing protein, giving the protein MSDKQTQFESFFQIEESNRVNLYPVAKHEVPLTQDELEASIPALFRLANEVNELNISVLRPLRSLGDVAEQLAVYLQAQSRKIDLIMSHILSTEQSDDDTVNCDSYGGGGIKITLDQDFELGQHFRTKIFLYSEAAAIFCFTEVIAKAQTDKGTQYTLLFSKIRDTDQELIVRASLHAQTRQLKKRQSDKNETQNS
- a CDS encoding agmatine deiminase family protein — translated: MTFRLLPEWAEQDAVMLTWPHADTDWSHILDDVEPVYVTLCQQISQVQKVLIVAHDESLKAHITHLLAEHGVDLTQIVFVDAPCDDTWARDHGPLTTANDQGEVYIKDFVFNGWGDKFDASQDNAINKHVVDQAASKNAKYKSLNFVLEGGGVEINENGVLLATSECLLNPNRNPSLSKHEIEQTLQEELGATSFLWVDHGYLAGDDTDSHIDTLVRFAPNDTLVYVECDDEEDEHYDALSKMALQLETFRTPSGEPYQLIPLPWPKACFDSEGYRLPATYANYLIINKTVLVPVYGDEFDGFALGQIQQAYPDRTVIGINCLPIIHQFGSLHCITMQLPKGFLK
- a CDS encoding carbon-nitrogen hydrolase, with translation MSNSILKVGLVQHSNTGDIAANFQKTIGGIRNAASQGAKLICLQELHRSLYFCQVEDTELFDLAETIPGPSTTVLGALAKELDIVIVSSLFEKRATGLYHNTAVVFETDGTIAGKYRKMHIPDDPGFYEKFYFTPGDLGFTPIQTSVGKLGVLVCWDQWFPEGARLMAMAGAELLIYPTAIGWNPSDDRDEQIRQRDAWIIAQRAHSVSNGVPVISVNRVGHEADPSGTSEGIQFWGNSFVTGPQGEFLAHGSETEEEILVVEIDKTRSESVRRWWPYLRDRRIDHYQDLLKIYRD
- the mfd gene encoding transcription-repair coupling factor produces the protein MSKAQWQALPWVKSKQDKIHWGQLIGSGLSLTLANAIEKRDELVVIVTQDTPSALKLETELNYLLSIPVRVFPDWETLPYDHFSPHQDIISQRLATLNALKSTKHSVLIVPAATLMLRTAPKAFIHGTALQFKAGQSVDIEQLRQALTESGYRHVQQVMEHGEYAVRGSIIDLYPMGSETPFRLDFFDDELDSIRVFDPETQRSLDKIDFIDLLPAHEFPTAQQDIERFRIQYRAKFGASSESDSIYMQVSKGSLPAGIEYYFPLFFESTATIFDYLPDDATFMHLGDVEQAANSFWADVNKRYENRRVDPLRPLLAPNELYLPVDSLFEQFGHYPRIRLSLAPVGTRAGHTNLDCALLPELKIDHKLTEPYKALLNFITLQKKQGGRVLFSVESDGRRESLLTLLKPTGLKLKSFAHLQKFVSAKDDVGIVVSPLEQSVLLCGELPLTVITEQELLGVKISQRRRRKHKFDQGQDALIRNLAELKEGQPIVHLDHGVGRYVGLQTIEANGIATEFVTITYANEAKLYVPVGSLHLLSRYSGGEEAHAPLHKLGSDVWERAKRKAAEKVRDVAAELLDIYAKRQSKPGYAFKLEQSAYRDFGDSFPFEETDDQRNAIEAVLMDMQSPQAMDRLVCGDVGFGKTEVAMRAAFVSVNDGKQVAVLVPTTLLAQQHYENFKDRFADLPVEVGVLSRFNSTKEQKETLTKLEEGKLDIVIGTHKLLQEDIKFADLGLLIVDEEHRFGVRQKEKIKQLRADVDILTLTATPIPRTLNMAMSGMRDLSIIATPPAKRLAVKTFVREREDELIREAVLREIKRGGQVYFLHNNVETIEKVAEDITQLVPEATVAIAHGQMREKELESLMGDFYHQKYNVLVCTTIIETGIDVPTANTIIMDRADKLGLAQMHQLRGRVGRSHHQAYAYLLTKPTNALTPDAVKRLQAIESLEDLGAGFALATHDLEIRGAGELLGDDQSGQIQTIGFTLYMEMLEQAVNALKDGKEPTLENLLQQQTEVDLKVPALLPDSYIPDVNTRLSFYKRIASTSNIEQLDELQVELIDRFGLLPDAAKHLFSVQTIKQKAQHIGISRVDANPKGGYFEFTSQTKVNPMFIIGLIQSAPSIYKMDGASKLKFAIEANNGNERIKMINAMIDDFTKKAAA
- a CDS encoding CsiV family protein, which translates into the protein MLSRLFIAAVISTIALPAHATRWFEVEFIAFEQKANPELREDFSIKYPEITGKNQLDLLTDGFNLAGKDQCLQGSIQRQKNVFEPQSQVSPVCPDSYDYTQYFDVMPLSPKAEIQEHTDNLYLLDESQLQLDEVMQKLKRKGLKPILHTGWRFPESSQTRAPNIIVYGGKRFVGNASLESIKNYINSEGYVGLLNHEFDSITHKDPDLWQLQGLMKIHVRHYLFITSEFDYRFMNDDAELQTARFSQYTRVYSGDIHYLDHPKMGMIIQIRKYKH
- a CDS encoding DUF3862 domain-containing protein; amino-acid sequence: MKKYLVIALALGLAACSKVNLENYNKIKVGMDKTEVEQVLGSADKCEEKTLHTNCVWGNESQNITINFVSDKVTIYTKTGLEK